Below is a window of Flavobacterium cyclinae DNA.
AAATTTCGTTTGCGATGGTTTTTTGTTTAACCATGATTACTATATTTATTTTTGAATTATTGTTTTTTTAAATTTTCGATATCTGCCACTATTTTAGGTAAATTTCTAAAGTGTACGAATGATTTTGCAAAATCTCCATAGTTGAAAGCAGGACTTCCTTGAACAACCTCGCCATCACCTAAACTTTTACCAATACCCGATTGCGCTTGAATTTTTACATTATTACCAATAGTAATATGACCAACGATTCCAACTTGTCCGCCAATCATACAATTTTTACCTATTTTTGTTGAACCCGCAATACCTGTTTGCGAAGCAATTACAGTATTTTCTCCAATTTCAACATTATGAGCAACTTGAATATGATTATCCAATTTTACTCCTTTTCTTATAATAGTTGAACCTAAAGTAGCTCTATCAATAGTAGAACAAGCTCCAATTTCTACATCATCTTCTATGATAACATTTCCTATTTGAGGAACTTTTTTGTACGTTCCATCTTCTTGAGGTGCAAATCCAAATCCGTCAGATCCTATAATAGTTCCCGAATGAATTGTACAATTATTCCCTATTACAGTTTCTGAATAAATTCGTACTCCAGCAAAAAAGACACAATTATCGCCAATTGTAACATTATCACCAATAAAACTATTTGGGTAAATTTTTACATTGTTTCCAATAACTACATTTTTTCCAATATAACAAAAACTTCCCAAATATAAATCGGAACCGTAAGTAACACCATCTGAAATTACTGAAGGTTGCTCAATTCCAGATTTCATCAATTTAACTTGATTGTAGTATTCTAACAATTGAGAAAAAGCTTTATAAGCGTCTTCAACCTTTATTAAAGTGGTAGAAATTTCTTGTTCGGGTTCAAAAGTATTGCTAACAATGGTAATTGTTGCTAATGTTGAATAGATGTAATTCGTATATTTAGGATTTGCAAGAAATGTTAAAGATCCTTCTGTACCTTCTTCAATTTTTGACAATTTGTAAACCTCTGCATTAGGGTTTCCAACTACTTGTCCTTGCAAGATTCCTGCTATTTGAGCTGCTGTAAACTTCATTTATTTGTTTTAATCGATTGTATCAAACCACATGAAACCACTTCATCTTGGCAAAAATATAAAATTAAATTAAAATGTTAACGTTCTAAGATGACTTTTGGAAAACAAATAAAATATTTTGTCACAGGTTTAGACAAAGCTTTTAAATGCAATTGATCTGAAGCTTCTACTACATCTTCAATTGTTTTGTCTTTTTTCAAAATTCGAATTGGTTCACTCGATTTGCTATACGCTTGATTTTTCAATTTGCCTTTGAACACAAAATAATCAGCTTCTTTTTCCGAAATTCCCGCAATTGAAATGTATTTATTTTTTATACCCAACAAATTCTCTTTGTTCGGTTTATCATCACTCATTTGAATCTTTAATAAATCACGATTTAAAATCATTTTACATAGTGACTGTAACACAAAATCATCATGAAATTGCCATGATTTTATTGCTCCTAATACATCATAATCATCCAAATAGGAAAACTTATCCAAAACATTTTTATCAAAATTTTCTAAAGATATTTTATTCTGTAAAAAAAACTGCAATGGTTCGCTACAAGATAAAACTGTACCTTTTTGTGTTAACTCTTTAGCACGTTTTAAAATCTTAGTCAATATTAGTTCAGCCACAACGCTGGTTTTGTGCAAATAGGCTTGCCAATACATCAAACGTCTTGCCACTAAGAATTTTTCAACTGAGTAAATCCCTTTTTCTTCAATAACCAAAAAATCATCTTGTACGTTCATCATTTGGATTAAACGTTCGCTGTTGATATTACCTTCAGCTACACCGCTATAAAAACTATCACGTTTTAGATAATCCATTCGATCCATATCCAACTGACTTGAAATCAATTGCAACATGAATTTTCTATGATATTCGCCTTTAAAAACTTGGATTGCTAATGCTAATTTTCCATCAAATTCTTTATTCAATTGCTCCATGAACAACAACGATAATTCTTCATGATGCACTTCTTCTACAATACTATGCTCCATAGCGTGACTGTAAGGACCGTGACCAATATCATGCAACAAAATAGCAATATACAACGCATTTTCTTCTTCTTCCGATATAGAAACTCCCTTAAATTTAAGCGTTTGAACCGCTTTTTGCATGATATGCATACAACCTAACGCATGATGAAAACGCGTATGATGTGCTCCAGGATAAACCAAATACGACATGCCCATTTGGGATATTCTTCGTAAACGCTGAAAATAAGGATGCTGAATTAAATCGTAAATTATACTATTGGGAATGGTTATAAAACCATAAATAGGATCGTTGAATATTTTGAGTTTGTTGGTTTGGCTCACAATTTGATAATTTTAGTAACAAATGTAGCGATTTTTTACAAAATTAAATCGTTAAAAAGTATTCAAAATTTTATACAATATTTAATACAAACGTCGTTTAATAAATAGTAACTTGCACACAAATTAAGAAATATGAGCCAAATAAAAATACTTTGGGTTGATGATGAAATTGATTTACTAAAACCCCATATCCTTTTTTTAGAAAAGAAAAACTATCACGTAACCACTTGTAATAACGGACAAGACGCTATCGATTTGTTCGAAGAAAATAATTTTGACATTGTTTTCTTAGACGAAAACATGCCTGGTTTAAGTGGTTTGGAAACTTTATCTGAATTAAAAGAAAAGAAATCTTCGGTTCCGGTGATTATGATTACCAAAAGTGAAGAAGAATACATAATGGAAGAAGCCATCGGTTCTAAAATTGCCGATTATTTGATAAAACCGGTTAATCCAAATCAGATTTTATTGAGTTTGAAGAAAAATTTAGACCATTCGCGATTAATTTCAGAGAAAACAACTTTGGATTACCAGAAAGAATTTCGAAAAATTGCAATGGATATGGCTATGATTCGTACTTATGAAGATTGGGTAGAATTATACAAAAAACTCATATTCTGGGAATTAGAATTAGAAAACATTGAAGATCAAAGCATGGTTGAGATTTTAGAAAGTCAGAAAACCGAAGCTAATGTGCAATTTGGAAAATTTATTGAACGTAATTACGAAGATTGGATACAAGATCCGGATGATGCACCTGTATTATCACATCAAGTATTTGGACAATATGTAGCGCCAGAAATTCGAAAAAAAGATAGACCTATTCTATTTATTGTAATTGATAATTTACGATATGATCAATGGAAAGCTTTTGAAAATATTGTAAACAATCATTTTAAATTAGAAAAAGAAGTAAGCTACTACTCTATTCTTCCTACTGCAACACAATATGCAAGAAATGCAATATTTTCGGGATTATTACCTTTAGAAATGGAGAAAAAATTTCCACAATATTGGAAAAATGATATTGATGATGGTGGAAAAAACTTATATGAAGGTGAATTTCTATCAGAGCAATTAAAACGTTTGGGATTAAACATCAAACAGGAATATTATAAAATTACCAACTTTAAAGACGGAAAAAAACTAGCTGAGAATTTCAAATCATTAAAAAACAATGATTTAACGACAATTGTTTACAATTTTGTGGATATGCTATCACACGCTAAAACTGAAATGGAAGTTGTTAAAGAATTGGCTTCTGATGATAAAGCATATCGTTCTTTAACGGTAAGTTGGTTTAAAAACTCACCTTTATTAGATATTATTCAACAAGCTCAAAAGCAAGGATTCCGATTAATTTTAACTACTGATCACGGAACTATCAATTGTAAAAATCCGTCAAAAGTTATTGGAGATAAAAACACGAGTTTAAATCTTCGATATAAAACAGGAAGAAGCTTAACATATGAAGACAAAGATGTTTATGCGGTGAAAGATCCAAAGAAAATTGGTTTACCAGCGCTAAACATGAGTAGCTCTTTTATTTTTGCGAAAAACGATTTATTTTTGGCTTACGTAAATAACTACAATCATTATGTGAGTTATTACCGAAACACCTACCAACATGGTGGAATTTCTTTAGAAGAAATGATTATTCCATTTTTAGTTCTAGAGCCAAGGTAAGAGTGTTCAGTATTTAGGAAAAAAGTGTTCAGTAAAAGTTAAATTAAGTATGACCATAATATACAGTTTAGAAGAAATTAATGCCATTGCAAAACAAATCCTGGCAACACCTTCTTTAAAAAAAATCATTACTTTTCATGCTTCTATGGGAGCAGGTAAAACTACTTTGATTAAAGAATTAGTAAAAGAATTAGGTGTTAAAGATAATTCAAGCAGTCCAACATTTTCTTTAGTAAACGAATACAGAACTTTTGAAGGCGAAACGGTGTATCACTTTGATTTATATCGCTTAAATTCGGAAGAAGAAGGTTATGATATGGGATTAGACGAATACTTCTATTCTGATAATTGGTGCTTTATCGAATGGCCTGAAAAAACGCCAAATTTAATTCCGATTGACCATGCGAGTATTTCCATAAAAATTTTATCAAATGGTAAACGTGAACTAACGCTCAAAAATTAATACCAAGGGAATAGAAAATCAACTTCTATTCTCTTTTTTTGTGAATCTATTTCCCAAGTCTAAAATTATTCCTAATTTAGAACCTCAAAATCAAAAGTAATGTCGATATATACTCCATTTTCTGCTTCACAATTACTTCCGCAAGAAGAAAAACTTGAAGTAGCGCGTCATAAAAGCGAATTATTTATTGGGATTCCAAAAGAAACCTCGTATCAAGAAAGAAGAATTTGCTTAACGCCAGATGCTGTTTCTTCATTAGTATCACACGGACACCGCGTAATGTTAGAAGCTGGTGCTGGAGAAACTTCAAGTTATACCGATAAAGAATACAGTGATGCGGGTGCCGAAATTACACAAGACACCAAAAAAGTTTTGGGTTGTCCGATGATTTTGAAAGTAGAACCACCTACTCTTGCCGAAATTGAGATAATGAATCCCCAATCGATTATCATTTCTGCAATTCAATTAAAAACACAGAAAAAAGAATATTTTGAAGCATTGTCAGCAAAAAAGATAACTGCATTAGCATTTGAATTTATCAAAGATGAAGATGGATCCTATCCTACTGTAAAATCATTATCTGAAATAGCTGGTACGGCTTCCATATTAATAGCTTCAGAATTAATGATTGGTGAAAATATTGGAAAAGGCTTACTTTTTGGTAATATTACGGGAGTTCCACCAACAAAAGTTGTCATTATAGGAGCTGGAACAGTAGCCGAATATGCTGCCAGAACCGCTTTAGGATTAGGCGCACATGTTAAAGTTTTTGATAATTCTATTACCAAATTACGTCGTTTGCAAAACACTTTAAATCAAAGAATTTTCACTTCTACCATTCAAGAAAAATCACTTTTAAAGGCATTAAGACGTTGCGATGTTGCTATTGGCGCCATGAAAGGAAAAAATAGAGCTCCAGTTGTAGTTACTGAAACTATGGTAGAACACATGAAAAAAGGTGCTGTAATTGTAGATGTTAGTATTGATACTGGAGGATGTTTTGAAACTTCTGAAGTTACCACGCATGAGAAACCTACTTTTATAAAAAGTGGCGTTATTCATTACTGTGTACCCAATATACCTTCTCGATACTCTAAAACGGCTTCCATGTCAATTAGTAATATTATTTCCCCATTTTTATTACAAATTGCTGAAGATGGCGGAATTGAAAGTGCAATACGTTGTAACAGAGGTTTAAAAAACGGAATTTACAGTTATCATGGCCTACTAACTAATAAAGCTATAGCAGATTGGTTTAATTTAGAATATCGCGATATCAACTTGATTGTTTTTTAAAGTTAAATTCTATGGTGAATGTGTATAATTTAAACTAAATTTGCACAAATTATTATGATATGAAGTTTCAGTTTCGATTAGCCTATTATTTATTTGGATTATTCTTAGGAGGTGTTTTTGTAATGTGGTTTTTAAAATCAAAAGCAACTGACAAAGGAGTAGAATTTTGTTATTTTCCAAATTGTAGAGTTTTGAAAGATTTGAGAAGTAAATCGCTCGAAATTGATTCGCTTGCTCAAAAATCTTTAGATGGAAAATGGGTTACATTAGAAGATATTCGTAATAGTTTACGTTATGGCGATGTTGATTTCTCAAAAAGTAATGAAGCTTACAGAAAAGGTAAAATTTATGTTATAGAAGGCAAAACTTCTAAAAATGAAGAGATTACCATTACTATGGTAAATTACACAAATAAAGTACTTTTAGAAAAGATAGAAAAAAAGTAATTTTATAACTATTTTACTTGCAAATACAATTAAACCTTGTATATTTGCACTCGCAATACAGAATTAGTATAGCACGTCAGAGGAGTAATTAGCTCAGTTGGTTCAGAGCATCCCGAATTATCGGGAGGGTCAGGGTGACAAAAAATATATTGGGGCAATTAGCTCAGTTGGTTCAGAGCATCCCGTTTATCGGGAGGGTCAGGGTGACAAAAAAATTATATTGGGGCAATTAGCTCAGTTGGTTCAGAGCACCTCGTTTACACCGAGGGGGTCAGGGGTTCGAATCCCTTATTGCCCACTTAATCCTACTTTTAGTAGGATTTTTTTATGCCAAAATTTTAATTATATGCCTTACACAGTCTCACTAGAGATAAATATCACGTTGGCTACACAGCCGATTTAGCTACAAGAATAATTCGTCACAATCAAAAAAGCAAAGGATTTACTGGTTCAACTAACGATTGGATTTTGGTTTACCAAGAAGAATTTAATTCCCAAAGAGAAGCTATTCAAAGAGAAGAACAAATCAAAAACTGGAAAAGTAAAATCAAAATTCTAGAATTAATTCAAAAAAATAGCAATTAGCTCTGTTGGTTCAGAGCATCCCGACTATATCGGGAGGGTCAGGGGTTCGAATCCCTTTCCGAAATTCGGAACAAGTTATTGCCCACTTAAATCCTACTTTTAGTAGGATTTTTTTATACCAAAATTTTAATTATATGCCTTACACAGTTTACATTCTACACAGTCTCACTCGAGATAAATATTACATTGGATACACAGCCGATTTAGCTACAAGAATAATACGTCATAATCAAAAAAGCAGAAGATTTACTGGTTCAACCAACGATTGGATTTTGGTTTACCAAGAAGAATTTAATTCCCAAAGCGAAGATATTTAAAGAGAAAAACAAATCAAAAACTGGAAAAATAAAATCAAAATTCAAGAATTAATTCAAAAAAAAAGCTAATAGCTCTGTTGTTTCAGTGTAAAATAGTAAACTAAAAGTACAAAGAATTTAATCCTGAACTTTTCACAAAAAGCAGATGAATAAAACTTCTTCATTTCTTATATTTGTGTAAAATTTAAAAATCATGCAACATATTATAGATCGTTTTATAAGCTACGTTACTATAGACACCGAATCTGATCCAAACTCAGATACTACTCCAAGTACAAAAAAACAATTAGATCTAGCCAATCTTTTAGTAAAAGAACTAAAATCAATGGGGATGACCGATGTAACTATCGATAAAAATGGTTACGTTATGGCTACTTTAGAAAGTAATGTAAAACACGAAGTTCCTACTATAGGTTTTGTTTCTCACTACGATACTACACCTGATTTTACTGGAGCAAATGTAAAACCACAAATTGTAAAAAATTATGACGGTGGTGATATCATCTTAAATAAAAAACAAAATATTGTTTTATCACCAAGTTATTTCAAAGATTTACTTTTATACAAAGGACAAACTTTAATCACTACCGATGGAACAACTTTATTAGGTGCTGATGACAAAGCCGGAATTACCGAAATTATGTCGGCAATGGAGTACTTAATCCAACATCCAGAAATCAAACACGGAAAAATTAGAGTAGGTTTCACACCTGATGAAGAAATTGGTCGTGGTGCACATAAATTTGATGTAGAAAAATTTGGTTGTGATTGGGCCTATACTATGGATGGAAGTCAAATTGGCGAACTAGAATATGAAAATTTCAATGCAGCTGGAGCTAAAATCACTTTTAAAGGAAAAAGCGTTCACCCAGGATATGCTAAAGGAAAAATGATTAATTCAATGTTGTTAGCCAACCAATTCATTTCTAAATTACCAAAGAAAGAAATTCCTGAAAAAACTAAAGGTTACGAAGGTTTCTTCCACGTTGTTGGAATTTCAGGCAGTATTGAAGAAACAGTGGTTGAATTAATCATTCGCGACCATAGTGCAAAAAAATTCAAAGAACGTAAAGAGTTCATTCATGAATTAGCCAATAAATTCAATAAAAAATGGCAAAAACAATTTGGAGAAGAAATAGTAATTGCCGAAGTTAAAGATCAATACTACAATATGAAAGAAAAGGTAAAACCTGTTTTTCATATCGTAGAAATTGCTGAAAAAGCCATGAAAGAATTAGGTATTAAACCAATCATAAAACCAATTCGAGGAGGAACTGATGGTTGTCAATTATCGTACAAAGGATTACCTTGTCCTAATATTTTTGCTGGAGGTCACAATTTTCATGGAAAATACGAATATGTTCCTGTTGAAAGCATGGTAAAAGCTACTGAAGTAATTGTAAAAATTGCTGAAATTACAGCTACAACTAAAAAATAAATCTATTTCTAAATAGATAACTATTATAAAGACAAGTTATTTACAGCTTGTCTTTTTTCGTATATTCGCAATTCTATTCTAATTCATCATTAATTTAATCAATTATGTTTGAAAAAATAAACCTTAAAAAAGGCTTGACATTCGCCTTAATTTCAACCCTTTCTTTTTTGTCTATTGCACAAGAAAAACACCTTAAAAACATTAAACAGTTAACTTTCGGTGGCGATAATGCAGAAGCTTATTTTAATCCAAAAGGTGATAAATTAACACTTCAAGTAACCAATAAAGCATTTGGAGTTTCATGTGACCAAATCTACATGTTGGATTTACAAGCACGAGAATTCAACGAAAAGAGTTTGCAATTGGTTTCTACCGGAAAAGGAAGAACTACTTGTTCTTTTTATATGCCAGATGGAAAACATATTATTTACGCTTCAACACATGCGGCTGACCATGCTTGTCCTCCTCCTCCAAAACCGATAGATGGAAAATATTTATGGGCAATTTATCCAGAATTCGATATTTACATGGCAGATTTAAAAGGGAATATCGTAAAACAATTAACAAATTCTCCTGGATATGATGCAGAAGCTGTAGTTTCTCCAGACGGAAAGAAAATTGCTTTTACGAGTATTAGAAGTGGCGATTTAGAAATCTATGTAA
It encodes the following:
- a CDS encoding HD domain-containing protein gives rise to the protein MSQTNKLKIFNDPIYGFITIPNSIIYDLIQHPYFQRLRRISQMGMSYLVYPGAHHTRFHHALGCMHIMQKAVQTLKFKGVSISEEEENALYIAILLHDIGHGPYSHAMEHSIVEEVHHEELSLLFMEQLNKEFDGKLALAIQVFKGEYHRKFMLQLISSQLDMDRMDYLKRDSFYSGVAEGNINSERLIQMMNVQDDFLVIEEKGIYSVEKFLVARRLMYWQAYLHKTSVVAELILTKILKRAKELTQKGTVLSCSEPLQFFLQNKISLENFDKNVLDKFSYLDDYDVLGAIKSWQFHDDFVLQSLCKMILNRDLLKIQMSDDKPNKENLLGIKNKYISIAGISEKEADYFVFKGKLKNQAYSKSSEPIRILKKDKTIEDVVEASDQLHLKALSKPVTKYFICFPKVILER
- a CDS encoding GIY-YIG nuclease family protein; amino-acid sequence: MPYTVYILHSLTRDKYYIGYTADLATRIIRHNQKSRRFTGSTNDWILVYQEEFNSQSEDI
- the lpxD gene encoding UDP-3-O-(3-hydroxymyristoyl)glucosamine N-acyltransferase — its product is MKFTAAQIAGILQGQVVGNPNAEVYKLSKIEEGTEGSLTFLANPKYTNYIYSTLATITIVSNTFEPEQEISTTLIKVEDAYKAFSQLLEYYNQVKLMKSGIEQPSVISDGVTYGSDLYLGSFCYIGKNVVIGNNVKIYPNSFIGDNVTIGDNCVFFAGVRIYSETVIGNNCTIHSGTIIGSDGFGFAPQEDGTYKKVPQIGNVIIEDDVEIGACSTIDRATLGSTIIRKGVKLDNHIQVAHNVEIGENTVIASQTGIAGSTKIGKNCMIGGQVGIVGHITIGNNVKIQAQSGIGKSLGDGEVVQGSPAFNYGDFAKSFVHFRNLPKIVADIENLKKQ
- a CDS encoding DUF4258 domain-containing protein; this translates as MKFQFRLAYYLFGLFLGGVFVMWFLKSKATDKGVEFCYFPNCRVLKDLRSKSLEIDSLAQKSLDGKWVTLEDIRNSLRYGDVDFSKSNEAYRKGKIYVIEGKTSKNEEITITMVNYTNKVLLEKIEKK
- the pepT gene encoding peptidase T, which gives rise to MQHIIDRFISYVTIDTESDPNSDTTPSTKKQLDLANLLVKELKSMGMTDVTIDKNGYVMATLESNVKHEVPTIGFVSHYDTTPDFTGANVKPQIVKNYDGGDIILNKKQNIVLSPSYFKDLLLYKGQTLITTDGTTLLGADDKAGITEIMSAMEYLIQHPEIKHGKIRVGFTPDEEIGRGAHKFDVEKFGCDWAYTMDGSQIGELEYENFNAAGAKITFKGKSVHPGYAKGKMINSMLLANQFISKLPKKEIPEKTKGYEGFFHVVGISGSIEETVVELIIRDHSAKKFKERKEFIHELANKFNKKWQKQFGEEIVIAEVKDQYYNMKEKVKPVFHIVEIAEKAMKELGIKPIIKPIRGGTDGCQLSYKGLPCPNIFAGGHNFHGKYEYVPVESMVKATEVIVKIAEITATTKK
- the tsaE gene encoding tRNA (adenosine(37)-N6)-threonylcarbamoyltransferase complex ATPase subunit type 1 TsaE — encoded protein: MTIIYSLEEINAIAKQILATPSLKKIITFHASMGAGKTTLIKELVKELGVKDNSSSPTFSLVNEYRTFEGETVYHFDLYRLNSEEEGYDMGLDEYFYSDNWCFIEWPEKTPNLIPIDHASISIKILSNGKRELTLKN
- a CDS encoding alanine dehydrogenase; amino-acid sequence: MSIYTPFSASQLLPQEEKLEVARHKSELFIGIPKETSYQERRICLTPDAVSSLVSHGHRVMLEAGAGETSSYTDKEYSDAGAEITQDTKKVLGCPMILKVEPPTLAEIEIMNPQSIIISAIQLKTQKKEYFEALSAKKITALAFEFIKDEDGSYPTVKSLSEIAGTASILIASELMIGENIGKGLLFGNITGVPPTKVVIIGAGTVAEYAARTALGLGAHVKVFDNSITKLRRLQNTLNQRIFTSTIQEKSLLKALRRCDVAIGAMKGKNRAPVVVTETMVEHMKKGAVIVDVSIDTGGCFETSEVTTHEKPTFIKSGVIHYCVPNIPSRYSKTASMSISNIISPFLLQIAEDGGIESAIRCNRGLKNGIYSYHGLLTNKAIADWFNLEYRDINLIVF
- the porX gene encoding T9SS response regulator signal transducer PorX codes for the protein MSQIKILWVDDEIDLLKPHILFLEKKNYHVTTCNNGQDAIDLFEENNFDIVFLDENMPGLSGLETLSELKEKKSSVPVIMITKSEEEYIMEEAIGSKIADYLIKPVNPNQILLSLKKNLDHSRLISEKTTLDYQKEFRKIAMDMAMIRTYEDWVELYKKLIFWELELENIEDQSMVEILESQKTEANVQFGKFIERNYEDWIQDPDDAPVLSHQVFGQYVAPEIRKKDRPILFIVIDNLRYDQWKAFENIVNNHFKLEKEVSYYSILPTATQYARNAIFSGLLPLEMEKKFPQYWKNDIDDGGKNLYEGEFLSEQLKRLGLNIKQEYYKITNFKDGKKLAENFKSLKNNDLTTIVYNFVDMLSHAKTEMEVVKELASDDKAYRSLTVSWFKNSPLLDIIQQAQKQGFRLILTTDHGTINCKNPSKVIGDKNTSLNLRYKTGRSLTYEDKDVYAVKDPKKIGLPALNMSSSFIFAKNDLFLAYVNNYNHYVSYYRNTYQHGGISLEEMIIPFLVLEPR